A segment of the Candidatus Protochlamydia naegleriophila genome:
TCCTAGGGAAGGAGCTCATGAACCTGAATGCTTCTCAGCTAAAAATGATCCGCACAGACATTCAAATGGTTTTTCAAGATCCTTACGCCTCCCTCAATCCTCGCAAAACCATTAAAGAAAGCATTGGGGAAGCTCTGTTTTACCACCATTTAGTTGCTACGAAAGAAGAGCAAACGGATCGCGTTGCAACGGTTCTTCAACAAATTGGCCTTTCACCAGATGTCATGGAACGTTATCCTCATGAATTTTCAGGGGGGCAGCAGCAGAGGATTTGTATCGGACGCGCGCTCGCGCTCAATCCCAAACTCATTGTCTGTGATGAGGCCGTTTCTGCTTTAGATGTGTCGATTCAAGCGCAAATTCTTAATTTATTGATCGAGCTCAAGGAAACGTTCCGCCTAAGCTATCTCTTTATCTCGCATGATCTATCTGTCATCAGGCACATTGCTGATCACACAGTCGTTCTCTATAAGGGTAAAATGGTGGAAAGCGGTCCAACTGAACAGCTATTTTTGCAGCCTGAGCATAGCTATACCAAAGAACTCCTAGCAGCAATTCCCAAGATGCATCCAAGAAAACGTCCGCTCATGGCTTAAGACCTGATTGAAATAGTTCCCACGAGGCCAAAATAATGAGCTTAATTTGTCACAAATCAACAATTGATTTCTGTTAAAGACATCATTAGGATAATTAGATTTTGAAGTGAAATTAACGATTCTCTTGTTAACACCTCATCAACATTCAATATTCAGGAAGTAATAATGTTTTAATTAGTTGGAATAAAATTAATTACAATTTAGCTTACTTGGTCTTCAATAGACGACAAAGAGATTTCTACTTGATATGTAGTTGAGCAGTGAACGATAAATATTTTAAAAGAAGATAGCTTTAGTTAGATGAAGGCGAAGCGTTGCAGCTCCATCTACAGAACCACGAGCTACATGCTCGTGCTTGGTTTTGATCGCATTCTTTTATTTTTTGAGAAAGTGTTCTCTCCTGTACTAAGCGACAAAGCCATTTGCTTCAAAAGTTTATGTAGAAAAGAATTGCTTCAAGATCGCCTTTGCCCGCATAAGATTTATTTGAGGATGCATGACCCTCTCGAATCGATGCTGCAGGTTTAGTTTCCTTATGCAAATTCAACACTAACCATTCTCTAATGAAATTTCTTGCGTTGCTGGGTATTGCCGATCTGAAGAGCCATGCGATACTTAGCAACCGTACGCCTTGCACAAATAATCCCTTTTTGCTTGAGCAAATGAGAAATTTTTTCATCGGAAAGAGGATGACATTTATCTTCGCCGTTGACCAGTTCCAAAATGGCATCTTTCACTGTTTTTGACGAAAGGTCATCTCCTTCTTCCGAAATATACTTCGTTGTAAAAAAGGTTCGCAACGAAAAGACACCCCTCGGACTGTCGATATACTTATTGGCCACCGTTCTGGCAATCGTCGATTCATGGAGCTCAAGCTCTTCGGCCAACACCTTCATGGTCAAAGGCTTCAATTGTCCATCGGGTTGCATAAAAAATTCATACTGCTTTTCAGCCAGCGATTGCGCAATCCGCTCTATTGTGGAATAGCGCTGCTGAAGATTCCGGACAAGCCAACGTGCTGAAAAAAGATGCCTCTTGATGAATTGCTTGGTTTCCAGTGGAACCGACTCATCGTTTAGCAAGTTCAAATAATTGCGATTTACTTTTAAAGTGGGCGCCCGATCCCGATCGACTTCAACAATTAACTGCTCCCCCTCTTGACGCAAAGTGACATCGGGAATAATCGGCTGTACAGTCAGCAAAGAGAATTGCGTACCCGGGTGCAGGTCTAATTTGGCAATATCCTTTTCAATTGCAGCTTGAATCTCCTCAAAAGAGCACTTTAATTCCTTTTGAATCAATGGAATGTGATTGTGAAGCAGCTCTTCATAATATTCCTCGACAAGGCGATAAGCAAGCGTGCCTGCCTTTCCTAAGCAGCTCAATTGAATGAGCAGAGAGTCTTGAATGGATGAAGCGCCAATTCCATATGGCTCAAACGTTTGAATAGTTGCTAAGACTGCTTTGACAGCATCTTCTTGAAGATTGTGCCACATGCAAATTTCAGAAAGCGGTGTTTTCAAAAAGCCATTTGAATCGATATAACCAATTAGAATCTCTGCAATGGCTCGTTCTTCTTTGCTGTCAAATGTATCATGCGCCTCCTGCTGTAAATGTGCATAAAGGCTTGTTTCAGCACAGATGGAATTTTCTAAATAGGCCTTTAAACGGTCCTCATCAGAGGTTCTCTTGATAGGCATATCTTCTGTAGCAGAAAAATGATCCCTTAAATCTTCATCGAGCCTGGTTAAAATGGCGAGATCGCGATCGTCAATGGTTACCTCTTGCTCCTCTCTCTCTCCGATCGGCCCCTCTCCTTCCCTTTCCGTAGAAGCCTCTTCTCCCGCCTCCTCAGACACCACATCGAGGAGAGGGTTGGAATTCACTTGTTCTTCAATGAAAGGTTCGAGCTCTAAAAGAGGTAATTGAAGCAGATGGATGGCTTGCTGCATATGAGCAGACATGATTAAACGCTGCGTCAAGTTTATTGACTGCTGCATTTGCAAGGTAGAAGAAGGGGTATCAGTCGAGCTCATAATTGCCTTTTTATTTTGACGATACACCTAGTTTTACCTGACTCATGTCAGACTTGACAATAAAAATTTTTTATTGATCCTTGAACTTGATCATCGATAAAAAATGTAGTCATGCCATGCCATTTTTCGCGTCACAATAAACGTATTAGGCAATGGCTTTGATAAATCGTTTGAGAGTTCCTGCTTTAAGACTGAAATTTTCGACCGGTTAGAATAGGCCAGAAAGGCCTACAGAGGATGCCAATCAAGCGTGAGCGTGTATGCTTCATGCAAACCTTAGAGGATATTTTGTGAGGTTAATAGGAAATTTAAATGACTAACCAAACACTATCCCATTCTGATTTTTTGCAGCTCCTTCACGATAAATTATTGAATCATCATCCTTTATTAAATTCCCCCTCATTTTCAGCCGCAGCCCTGCAAATACATCCCAATCAAAACATCTTCTTTGACATCATTGAACCGGCCCATGATTTAATCGATATCCTGGTAGTGCATATTCCCCTCGAAGATCCT
Coding sequences within it:
- a CDS encoding ABC transporter ATP-binding protein; amino-acid sequence: MSQSLLTVKGLKKYFPIVAGLFRKEVGCIKAVDGIDFTIKEGEVLGMVGESGSGKSTAARAAIRLIEPTAGEITFLGKELMNLNASQLKMIRTDIQMVFQDPYASLNPRKTIKESIGEALFYHHLVATKEEQTDRVATVLQQIGLSPDVMERYPHEFSGGQQQRICIGRALALNPKLIVCDEAVSALDVSIQAQILNLLIELKETFRLSYLFISHDLSVIRHIADHTVVLYKGKMVESGPTEQLFLQPEHSYTKELLAAIPKMHPRKRPLMA
- the rpoN gene encoding RNA polymerase factor sigma-54, which gives rise to MSSTDTPSSTLQMQQSINLTQRLIMSAHMQQAIHLLQLPLLELEPFIEEQVNSNPLLDVVSEEAGEEASTEREGEGPIGEREEQEVTIDDRDLAILTRLDEDLRDHFSATEDMPIKRTSDEDRLKAYLENSICAETSLYAHLQQEAHDTFDSKEERAIAEILIGYIDSNGFLKTPLSEICMWHNLQEDAVKAVLATIQTFEPYGIGASSIQDSLLIQLSCLGKAGTLAYRLVEEYYEELLHNHIPLIQKELKCSFEEIQAAIEKDIAKLDLHPGTQFSLLTVQPIIPDVTLRQEGEQLIVEVDRDRAPTLKVNRNYLNLLNDESVPLETKQFIKRHLFSARWLVRNLQQRYSTIERIAQSLAEKQYEFFMQPDGQLKPLTMKVLAEELELHESTIARTVANKYIDSPRGVFSLRTFFTTKYISEEGDDLSSKTVKDAILELVNGEDKCHPLSDEKISHLLKQKGIICARRTVAKYRMALQIGNTQQRKKFH